A part of Thermotoga petrophila RKU-1 genomic DNA contains:
- the uxuB gene encoding D-mannonate dehydrogenase UxuB, with the protein MRLNRETIKDRAAWEKIGVRPPYFDLDEVEKNTKEQPKWVHFGGGNIFRGFVAAVLQNLLEEGKEDTGINVIELFDYEVIDKVYKPYDNLSIAVTIKPDGDFEKRIIASVMEALKGDPSHPDWERAKEIFRNPSLQLASLTITEKGYNIEDQAGNLFPQVMEDMKNGPVSPQTSMGKVAALLYERFKAGRLPIALLSLDNFSRNGEKLYSSVKRISEEWVKNGLVEKDFIDYLEKDVAFPWSMIDKIVPGPSEFIKEHLEKLGIGGMEIFVTSKRTHIAPFVNMEWAQYLVIEDSFPNGRPKLEGADRNVFLTDRETVEKAERMKVTTCLNPLHTALAIFGCLLGYKKIADEMKDPLLKKLVEGVGEEGIKVAVDPGIINPREFLNEVINIRLPNPYLPDTPQRIATDTSQKMPIRFGETIKAYHERPDLDPRNLKYIPLVIAGWCRYLMGIDDEGKEMQLSPDPLLENLRSYVSKIKFGDPESTDDHLKPILSSQQLFRVNLYEVGLGEKIEELFKKMITGPGAVRKTLEEVVGRENE; encoded by the coding sequence GTGCGTCTCAACAGGGAAACGATAAAAGATAGAGCAGCTTGGGAAAAGATAGGTGTCAGGCCTCCGTATTTCGATCTCGACGAAGTAGAGAAAAATACAAAAGAACAACCGAAATGGGTTCATTTCGGTGGTGGAAACATATTCAGGGGATTCGTTGCGGCAGTGCTTCAGAATCTCCTCGAAGAGGGAAAGGAAGACACCGGAATCAATGTGATAGAACTCTTCGACTACGAAGTCATAGACAAAGTTTACAAACCGTACGACAATTTATCGATAGCGGTCACAATAAAACCCGACGGAGATTTTGAAAAGAGAATCATAGCGAGCGTGATGGAAGCTCTCAAGGGAGATCCTTCGCATCCAGACTGGGAAAGAGCAAAAGAAATCTTCAGAAATCCTTCTCTTCAGCTCGCTTCTCTCACCATCACAGAAAAAGGCTACAACATAGAAGATCAGGCCGGGAACCTCTTTCCTCAGGTGATGGAGGACATGAAAAACGGTCCTGTCTCACCCCAAACATCGATGGGAAAAGTGGCTGCACTTCTTTACGAAAGATTCAAAGCAGGAAGACTTCCTATCGCTCTTCTCAGCCTCGATAATTTCTCAAGAAATGGCGAAAAACTCTACAGCTCTGTGAAAAGAATTTCCGAGGAGTGGGTTAAAAACGGTCTGGTGGAAAAAGATTTCATTGATTATCTGGAAAAAGACGTTGCTTTCCCATGGAGTATGATAGACAAGATTGTACCGGGTCCTTCAGAATTCATAAAAGAGCACTTAGAAAAACTTGGAATAGGGGGAATGGAAATCTTTGTGACATCCAAGAGGACCCACATCGCTCCTTTCGTAAACATGGAATGGGCTCAGTATCTGGTGATAGAAGACAGCTTTCCGAACGGCCGGCCAAAACTCGAAGGAGCAGATAGGAACGTTTTTCTGACAGACAGAGAAACTGTTGAGAAGGCAGAAAGAATGAAGGTGACAACCTGTCTCAATCCTCTTCACACAGCGCTGGCCATCTTCGGTTGCCTTCTGGGATACAAAAAGATCGCAGACGAAATGAAAGACCCCCTCCTGAAAAAACTTGTAGAAGGTGTGGGAGAAGAGGGAATAAAAGTTGCGGTAGATCCTGGTATCATAAATCCAAGAGAATTCTTGAACGAAGTGATAAACATCAGACTTCCCAATCCGTATCTGCCAGACACACCGCAGAGAATAGCAACGGATACCTCTCAAAAGATGCCTATCAGGTTCGGCGAAACTATAAAGGCATACCACGAAAGACCAGATCTGGATCCAAGGAATCTGAAATACATACCACTTGTGATAGCGGGATGGTGCAGATACCTCATGGGAATAGACGATGAAGGAAAAGAAATGCAGCTCAGTCCAGATCCCCTTCTTGAGAACCTGAGGTCTTACGTTTCAAAGATAAAATTCGGCGATCCCGAATCCACGGATGATCATCTGAAACCGATCCTTTCCAGCCAGCAGCTTTTCAGAGTGAACCTGTACGAAGTAGGACTTGGAGAAAAAATAGAAGAACTGTTCAAGAAAATGATCACAGGGCCGGGAGCTGTGAGGAAAACACTCGAAGAAGTCGTTGGGAGGGAAAATGAATGA
- a CDS encoding sugar kinase: MKVVTFGEIMLRLSPPDHKRIFQTDSFDVTYGGAEANVAAFLAQMGLDAYFVTKLPNNPLGDAAAGHLRKFGVKTDYIARGGNRIGIYFLEIGASQRPSKVVYDRAHSAISEAKREDFDWEKILDGARWFHFSGITPPLGKELPFILEDALKVAREKGVTVSCDLNYRARLWTKEEAQKVMIPFMEYVDVLIANEEDIEKVLGISVEGLDLKTGKLNRESYAKIAEEVNKKYNFKTVGITLRESISATVNYWSVMVFENGQPHFSNRYEIHIVDRVGAGDSFAGALIYGSLMEFDPQKKAEFAAAASCLKHTIPGDFAVLSVEEIEKLASGATSGRVER; encoded by the coding sequence ATGAAGGTGGTAACTTTTGGAGAGATCATGTTGAGACTCTCACCACCAGATCATAAGAGGATCTTCCAGACAGACAGCTTCGACGTCACCTACGGCGGAGCAGAAGCGAACGTAGCGGCTTTTCTTGCTCAGATGGGACTCGATGCGTACTTTGTGACAAAACTACCAAACAACCCGCTGGGGGACGCTGCAGCAGGACATCTCAGAAAGTTCGGTGTGAAGACAGACTACATAGCAAGAGGTGGAAATCGAATAGGTATTTACTTCCTCGAAATAGGGGCTTCTCAGAGACCGAGTAAAGTTGTCTACGACAGAGCACACTCTGCCATTTCTGAGGCAAAAAGGGAAGACTTCGACTGGGAGAAAATTTTGGATGGTGCCAGATGGTTCCACTTCTCAGGAATTACTCCTCCCCTTGGAAAAGAACTCCCTTTCATCCTTGAAGACGCCTTGAAAGTCGCCAGAGAAAAAGGTGTGACGGTGAGCTGTGATCTCAACTACAGAGCAAGACTCTGGACAAAAGAAGAGGCACAGAAGGTGATGATTCCATTCATGGAATACGTGGATGTTCTGATTGCAAACGAAGAAGACATAGAAAAAGTCCTTGGTATCTCGGTTGAAGGTCTCGATCTTAAGACAGGAAAACTGAACAGAGAATCGTACGCGAAGATAGCAGAAGAAGTCAATAAGAAGTACAACTTCAAGACGGTTGGTATCACTCTCAGAGAAAGCATATCCGCAACTGTGAATTACTGGTCTGTCATGGTTTTTGAAAATGGTCAGCCCCATTTCTCGAACAGATATGAAATACATATCGTGGACAGAGTGGGAGCCGGAGACAGCTTTGCAGGGGCTCTCATCTACGGAAGTTTGATGGAATTTGACCCGCAGAAGAAAGCCGAATTCGCAGCAGCCGCTTCCTGTCTCAAGCACACGATACCTGGGGATTTCGCGGTACTTAGCGTAGAAGAGATAGAGAAACTCGCATCTGGTGCTACCTCCGGTCGAGTGGAAAGATAA
- a CDS encoding bifunctional 4-hydroxy-2-oxoglutarate aldolase/2-dehydro-3-deoxy-phosphogluconate aldolase, with translation MEELFKKHKIVAVLRANSVEEAKEKALAVFEGGVHLIEITFTVPDADTVIKELSFLKEKGAIIGAGTVTSVEQCRKAVESGAEFIVSPHLDEEISQFCKEKGVFYMPGVMTPTELVKAMKLGHTILKLFPGEVVGPQFVKAMKGPFPNVKFVPTGGVNLDNVCEWFKAGVLAVGVGSALVKGTPDEVREKAKALVEKIRGCTE, from the coding sequence ATGGAAGAGCTCTTCAAAAAACACAAGATTGTAGCCGTGCTGAGGGCAAACAGTGTGGAAGAAGCGAAAGAAAAGGCGTTGGCTGTTTTTGAAGGAGGAGTTCACCTCATCGAAATCACCTTCACTGTTCCAGACGCTGACACAGTCATCAAAGAACTCTCGTTCCTCAAGGAAAAAGGTGCCATAATAGGTGCAGGTACAGTGACGAGTGTCGAACAGTGCAGAAAAGCTGTAGAAAGTGGAGCAGAGTTCATCGTCAGTCCACACCTTGACGAAGAAATCTCTCAATTCTGCAAAGAAAAAGGTGTCTTCTACATGCCCGGTGTGATGACACCCACCGAACTTGTAAAAGCCATGAAACTCGGTCACACGATTTTGAAACTCTTCCCTGGAGAAGTGGTGGGACCTCAGTTTGTAAAAGCGATGAAAGGACCGTTCCCCAATGTGAAATTCGTGCCCACTGGAGGCGTGAATCTGGACAACGTGTGTGAGTGGTTCAAAGCCGGAGTCCTCGCTGTTGGTGTTGGAAGTGCTCTTGTGAAAGGAACACCAGACGAGGTGAGAGAAAAAGCAAAAGCGCTCGTAGAAAAGATCAGGGGGTGCACAGAATGA